TTGGGTCGTACGGAAGCACGACTTCCAGATCAGGAATCGGCTGCTGAGGCCCCAAATAAAAGTTGAGGGTGAATGGTGAGCTATTTCCATACCCAAGCTAGAGATGTCGCCCCTGGTTTTCGAGTCATCTTCCCGTGACATTGCCCAAGAGTACCTGCCCGATAGAGGACCTTTTATAGTCACGGGTCACATGTCTATACGTCATCCTGCGACAAGCACAAACTACCAGTTAGTGCTTATCTTTACGCTCAGTTCCTTTTTATCGCGGCTATTTTGTTCAGGACGAATTTCTTCCAGAGATTTCTATACCTTGCATTTGTATAGGTTGGTAAGGTGGGCACTTGGCATCCTACATCTCTTGTTCAGCCCTAGTTGGGACGATTAGTCAAATGGAACTAACCGCTGCTAGATCATAAAACAGCCATGATGTTTCCTTCGGAGAACGTTATGTCCAATGCCTTTCCCTCCCAGCACCCGTTGAAACGGCACCCGCAGACGTCCGGTACTGCGGAGTGGAAGCGAGAACCATTTCCCGCTTGGAGTGTTGTCGAGGAtaccaagaagaaggcagatGCTCTCGGCAAAGAAGCTGCGCGCGAATACAACATCGTGAGCCAGAAGGCCCAATCTAAGACCGGCAAGATCGAGCCATGGACGGCCAAATATTATGCGGCCTGTACCGTTGGTGGGTTGATGGCTTGCGTAAGGGCTATTTGTTCACTTTGGTGGCCTCTAATTAACTAATGGTGGATTAGGGCTTTACTCACACAGCTGTTACTCCATTGGATCTCATCAAATGCCGACGCCAGGTCGACTCATCGATGTACAAGAGCAACTTGGATGCATTCCGTAAGATCCGCGCCGCTGAGGGCTTTAGGGGTGTGTTTACCGGCTGGAGTCCCACTTTCTTTGGCTACAGCGTAAGCTGAACATGCTACTGCGCCTAACCTGCAGATGGTACTAACGGGGTGAAAAGGCCCAAGGAGCCTTCAAATATGGAGGATACGAATTCTTCAAGAAGTTCTACAGTGACCTTGTTGGAGTTGAAAATGCGAACCATTACAAAACAGCTTTGTACTTGACTGCCAGTGCTTCGGCTGAGTTGATCGCCGACATTGCGCTCTGCCCGTTCGAGGCAGTGAAAGTCAGAACGCAGACGTCTATCCCACCCGAGTTCCGCTCTACGTTTGGCGGAATATCTGCCGTCGTTGCGAAGGAGGGAACATCTGGGTAAGTAGTAATGTGGACCGCGGCCATAGCAATACTAACTATGTCAGGTTGTACAAAGGCTTGTATCCTCTCTGGGGCCGACAGATTCCCTACACCATGATGAAGTTTGCGTCTTTCGAGAACATCGTCGCGGCCATCTATAACTACCTCCCAGGAAAGAAATCCGACTATGGCAAGGGCGCGCAGACTGCTGTTGCATTTTCCGGAGGTTATCTCGCCGGTATTCTGTGCGCAATAGTTTCACACCCCGCCGACGTTCTCGTTTCCAAGTTGAATGCCAATCGACTACCCGGCGAAGCATTCGGTGCCGCCACTGGTCGAATCTACAAGGAGATAGGCTTTGCAGGTCTATGGAACGGTCTTCCTGTCAGGATTGTCATGATCGGAACCTTGGTGAGTTGGTCATCTCCGTATGCACCTTCTAGAGTTTTGAGCTGACGAGTGATCTTAGACCGGTCTCCAATGGATGATGTATGTTCTTGCTTACTTTTTCCAGCCCACCTAGATCGAGACCCGGAAATTTCCTGCATGCCATGTGCTAACCTTAAACAGCTACGATTCGTTCAAGATCTTCATGGGTCTTCCAACCACAGGAGGAGGCCCAGCGCAGAAGGAGCAGAAGTAGCTTGCCGCGTAGGGTGAGGCAATGCCAGGGTAAGATCGCGCCATCTACATATGTAGCACGATGACCATGCTGCTCTCTATCTTACCGTCAAATATATCAGTTTATGTGTCTGTATAATTGAAATAATCGTTTGCTGATTTCATATTTACCTTTGTGCTGTCGAGGTTGGGAAATAAGCGGCGCAATCCATTTCTCACTATCAGTCAAAAAGTTAGTCACTATTTTAGGTTTATCTTATCAGCTCGGCCTCATACTCCGGCTTGATATAGATCTTGGTTCCTTTACCTATCAGTCCCAACGTCATTAGCCTCGTCCCACTAGTTCTTGGATGCGCCGCAAGGGCAAAGTCGGGTCTTGATCATGCCGTACTTTATTTATCCCAGATTCCCCTCTTATCTTACCCCCTTCCCCTGATCCGATCTTTACGACCTGCTATACACAACCCTACACAACCTAAACACAGCCCAACATGGTCGAACACAGCGCGCCCATCGTCTCTCACGGCCGAGGaggtttgttttgtttctgtTCGGGCTACACCATTTCTGCAAACACAACTGACATAGCATCGCAATCAGGCCAGGGAAACATCGGCCCAGATAGTAACGAGTACATGAATCCCACTACCAAGGCGCGCCAAATACTAAATGGGTAAAATATAGGTACATCGACGGTGGCATCGTCCGCGAAGGACCCATCGGTGACCAAGGCGACGGCGCTTATTCCGCGGGTGTATGTACTTCCAATCCCACCTTATCTACActactctctctctctctcttatTATTGATTTTTTCAGCAACATTTACTATATAACTAACGACATATTCTCTTCCAGCGCGGCGGCGCAGGCAACATCGGCTCCCCACATGTAAAGCCAACAGCCAAGATCCCACACGATGCGGAATTCATCCCCGAGATATCGGTGCGCCAGTCCATGGAAGGGGATTATCATACCGGTGTACGTCGCGCAGTTCCTCTCATACTACCTAAACCCGAAACCCTAGCTGGTTATATTGAGTCGCTAATAAATGTCCGTTCCTTGATGTGGCGTATAGCGCGGCGGCCAGGGTAACGTCCACCTAGACCCCGAGCAACAGAGAGCCAAagacgagaagaaggaagagaaggccaaggcgaaggaggataagaaggctgagaaggcggCTGGTGCTACCCCTGAGGGGCTGGCGGATAAGTTGAAGTATAAGATTTTCGGCAAGAAGTGATCTATCTATACCTTACTCAGGGACATATCCTGGATTAAGATTATCCTTGGGGCTCGAGGTCTTTTTTTGGAGTCCTATCTATACGGTATTTGCTATCATACAGTATGCAGGTATCGGTACTGACAGGATGAAGTTCGCGGAATGATCTTTTGGCTTTTTTGTCTATTATAGTATTGTGATTCCCTCTATAATTGTTTTTGTCAGGTTTTGTTTGGAATTTGACTACCTCTGCCTAAGACCCTAGTGCTTCGATTATAAATACAGGAATAGCGCTGCGAGCAATATATATGGAAATGTCTGAATCAAGTACAGAAGGTGGTACAAATCCAATAAGTCAACGTCAAACCCAGAATCGCTTCTTGTATTCTGGTTCAAGCCATAACATCAAAACACAACCCGCTTAAAACCAAACAAAACTGAAGTGAGGTGTTGCCATAATTTCATATGTAGGAAAGGGAAACAAAGACGTGGGGACCCTCCATAGATTGTATCGTAATCTCATCATCCATCAATAGCCCATTAAATAATCCTGCAAGCAAATATCGAATAGTAACAAAGAGAAAATGCCAAATCCTGGATCCACCGCACTCCAGCGCCCTAATTAGATAAACGCCGTTGAGTATTACATCCGCGAAAAGTAGAGTAAAAGAAGCACGCTGAGATAAAAAAGGGCCGGGGAAAGTAAGGTGAACTAATTTTTGCTGAATCTTCGCTTGAACCAGCTTTTTCGCTTCGTGCTATTGTCGCCCGCGTCGGAAGAGATGCTTTGTTGCTGTACCGCTTTGCGCTGTAGATGGCGCCGACCGGCTGCAAGTGGTGCACCACCAACTGGACCGCCGGCATTCGGATCAtgcgctggtggtggcggcgctGGGGCTTGATCGTACCGGGCCTTTCCGGCCGCACTGGACATAAATGCTTGATCGTTGATATTTGGCCCGGCGTCAAAGCCTTGGAAGCCGTAGCTCTCAGTAGTAGCGTGctcctgctgttgctgtagttgctgctgttgctggaattGGTCAAGCGAGCTGTTTATTGAACTCGGGTCGGTTGAATTGGCCCATTGATCGGGAGTGCTGCCGGAACCGGAGGGCGATGCCACAGTGATATTGTCCGATGATTTGTGGTAGCCGTTTTGCGCGTACCCATTCTGGGCATACCCGTTTTGCTGGCTTGAGTACGGTGGTTGCTCAGAATATCCCCTGGCATGTGGACGCGGTCGCCGCGGCCCGTTTTGGTTATATGGATAATAGCTCTCCGAGGGTCCTCCGCCGTTATAGTAGCCGTTGCCGTTGTCAATGTAACTGTTCGGTCGCGAGTAGTTCGAACGTCCGGGATATCCGCGATCAGTATATTGCCTATGCTGTCCGTTTGAGTACTGGTTATAGTAGCTGCTCCGTCTGCTGTAATCACCAGGAGTAGAATCCTCAGCTGTATCTAATTAGCGACCAACGGCCGATCAGAGATAAGAGTACCTACCCGTTTGTGCGTAGGACCCGGGGCGACCAGAATATTGCCCATAAATAGCAGCCTCGAATGAGCGAATTGTGTCTAGAGGACGTTCGAATCGGGGGCGAGTAGGGTTTGAAAAGTCAGGGTCAACTACAGCCGTCAATACCGAAACAATACTTCCAGAAACAAAGTTGTGATCGCGGAAAACGAACCTATCACATTTCCATATTGGTCTTTGTGTTGAAGTTCCCTAAGGCTACCTATATTCGACTTCTCCAGAGCAACCAAGTCTGCCGAGTCCGTCAGCAAGTGTCAAAAACTAGGGTGGGCCTTGAGTGGCACCTACTTGGTTGCGCCTCGTTCATGGCAAGCATTGGGTCGGCCTTTGTTTGTAGACTGCGTCTATGTTTTTCTTCAGCAGATTCGGTGAGGTGTACTTTATTGCCAGAACCGCTGGAGCGATGGGTTTTTTCTGATCTTTCGGACCTGCCGCTAGAGCTGAAACCACGACTGCGTCTCGGAGACGCGGGCTGGGGGGAGGCCATTTTTATGACGAAAACTATTATTTAGCGGCCGATTAAGCAGGCTGGGAATTGGAGCTTTGGACCCGTCACGATCACCGTTGTGGAGTGCGGCGATTCGGATAGTGGAAACCGCCAAGGCACAGTGGGTTGAATGACAACGACGATTAGCCCAGGTGTATTGAATCTGTGCGTTCCTTGATGGAGTTGTGATATGCACGGTTTGGCTCGTTTCAAGAGAAGGCAACTAGCGAGAGCAAAGTGCGCGAATATCGAAGGTCGCGGGCGGGAAAAAGGTTGCGTGATTATGATTATCAGGCTTCAGGAGACTATACGCGCGATATCTTTACAGAGGGGCTTATGACGTTTGTATTGGATAAAAATAGTTGAGAGCGAGCGACAGCGCCAGCACGAAACGTGTGGGAATGTGGAGGCAGGGAATTCACGCTGCAACGGATCGTCAGCCAACGAggcccaaaaaaaaagatggtTGGGGATCGACGGTGAAACACGAACAATGGAGATGGCCGATATTGCTATCGCTAGTTAAGAACCGGTTCGCGAGCAAAGCGAAGGTGAATGAAAAGCTGCTGGCACCGATGAAGCCGATggggagagggaaagaggaggagagtggaCGATGATGCCTTTTGACTGAGCTGGACAAGCAGTTGACGAGTGCCGCCACGCAAGCACCGCCATGGATGGATTGGATCTGTTAGAACCTCTCCTATCAGCGCCCCTCCGCGTTTCTTTtgccttctttctctttcagATGACCCATGTTTCAAATCTATCCATTCAATTCTCTGACAGGCGTCCTCGGTAATGGTTACGACTCCCCCTCCACAGCCGCTCAGGCAATTCCATGGGACGGCCGGCCGCCGTCGCGTGCGTGCCAGGCACCAAAATACAGATTACACATGGCAACGGGAAAGCCAAAACATGAGTCTGTGTCTGTGTGTTCGCCACGCATTGCTCGATATCTGGGCCCTGCACAATATCAGGTTCGCTTGTTTTTCAGCGTCTTAGCACCTGAGCACTAGCGGTCGCTGGGTGAGACAACTGTGCAACCACCATCCAATTATCATCCCAACAACCAATCCTCACTCGGTCTGGTTGCATTATTGCTGATTGTTTCCGGATCCTGCCGCCGGCGCCCAGGATAGCAGACACGAGTGGACGGCAGGCGAGGGAAAACAGGTCTTCGACACACTCTGCGGCGACACGGGCAGGGGTGATTCGTCCGCGGAATTCCAACTGGCCATTTGCCACTTCATGGCTACCAAATTGCCATTCTGGACCATACGGTGAAATCACTGCATCGCCAGATCACTCGCAAGGCGGGTCTATTATGCGTTCTCTGTCGGCCGACCTCAGCTGCTCGTGAAGCTTAGCCTTATGGACTAGGGAGCTGTTGCTGATCTTCGACACATGAACAGCAAAGTTGGGCCTCACGATGACGGTTGCAAACCCAACCCATCACAGACTCCCAAGTCAATCCTTGGATTTTCAtctattcttctttctccccaTGACTTCTTGAGCATCTCATGGTTTCCAATCACACTCCACCTTCTCAACGTCCCTCCACTTGACTTGACCGTTGACGATCTCCATTCCAGTACCCGGTGCGGCGGTGGGTCATTACGGTGGGGGATGGCGCTTACCTTAATTCTCATTAACTCATGGCCTCTCACGCTCGTCGCGGCGTTCCATGCAAGGAGTCGAATCTTCTCCAGATTTGTGGATTGATCTGCTTGAAGCCTTGAAGGCCAAGAACCAGCAAGTACTAATTCAGCTGCTCCCATTCGAATACAGCGACATGGGCACTTTTAAGTGGATCCCTTCGCTAACCGCTCTTGACAGCGGTTCTCAGAAAAATGTTTAGGCTCCTCTGGTTCTATAACATCTATACAGCCGATCAGGTGATTCTAATTCTGCCATTGAAGCCCTCTGGAGAACTTGCCTTATAGATAGCACGCTTATTCAGTGGTTGAGATTAAATTACTCCGTACTATATACGAAcaggtatatatattcttcatcGggtcatccaaatccaatcTTTATATGGTTTAGGTTTCCCAACACCCTCTTATGTCTCTCAGTTATATATTGCCAGAGTATGGCCGCCTTCGCAATGCTAATTCTGTCCTGGTATCGACTATCGAGACATTGTTGCCGATTCTGGGTAACTAAATCGCTAGCAACCCCATTACTGTCTTTTATTACAGCAGTATCTcaatatactccgtacactaCAAGTTATCAAAGCACCCACTAAAAATAAACAACGAGTGCTATTTAATGGAATCACACATCCACAAGCTTAAATCCCTAATATGAGCGCCTGTAGTACTGACAATCCTAATAGTACTGCAAAGGAACCTGTGCTGAGCAGTGAACATGTTGTCTTAAAGTCGGAACACGCCATTTGCtcattttatataaaataaagcCCATGCCGCATTTTTCTAATGTGTACATACcatttatatactatttcATCATATACGTCCAGAAGCAAGCGTAGTTAAGTTGAGACCCTGACTTCAAGTAACAGTCCGATAGCCTGCATAGGCAGTCCACTCACGTAGTTCACTGTTGCAAGAGACCGAATACATATTCCAGCCGATTCGACAAGCCCCTAGGCTTTTTACCAGTTCCCTACTGGATGAACAGTGAGTTGTAGGTATCGTACTTGAACAGTTTGCCAAAGTCTAGCATCGATATAGTAATTTGTTTATATTTCTATGCCTTACGGCAAGAACAAATCAAACCAATGCGCAGTAATGTGATTGCCCAACGTCGCAATGGTGGCCAATGGCTATGGTCCATgattcctccaccaccatAGGCCAACAAGCCAGTGACAGTGGTTGATGCTAGGCCGGCATGAAAACGGCCTTGAAGAACTAGCTAATCTATTGATTCTTCGTATTCCATCGTCTACAGTTCTAGCCTTGTTGGGCCGAATCGGATAGAAGATATGACTAGATTTTGGATATTGATGGGGTCTAAATATCACTATCCAATAACAATTAAACCTCTTTACGCACATGTTCGCTTACAATCTTGGCTGTCTTTGGTAGGGATGCTACGGGTAATATGCTGTAGTTAACAGGTGTGGAAATAGCTGGAAATATGGAACCATGACTTATTTAGGTGGCTGGCCGGATGGGTTGCGTTGGGAGATGTTATCGGCCTGGGAGCACTAGAGGGACCACGAAGCGTGCCGGTACGATGTCGAATTGGGCGGGAACAAAGTGAACTCATATTGAGGGAATGGCTTAGTTGAAATGGTCTGGATTGGGTGTTCATGAGCGTCAAGTACACTGAAGTAGCCATCCATGCCGTTTAAGACATATCACGGTCACCTGGATAAAATAACAAGGTATGCCGGCTTGAATGTCTATAAGATGGAACAGTAACCATGTTGTAACGTAGACAAGAGATCCCattttatctttttatttttgatTCGTTGGGCTGACCGGCCCTGCCTCTCCCACGATCATTATCAACCCACTAACTCCATCTCAACCTTGGGCCCATCCCGTCGACTCCTTGCCTGACTGTCTGTGCAAAGATTCCGGAGTTGTGCCGCGGATATCTGAAAAATAACGGGGACATTTAGATGTTGGAGGGGTAGAGCATAACACGGACGGTAGCACCGAAGGATTTGGCGGGGAGGTTGTGACGGAACTGTGCGCGGACAACACCGGAGTTGCCTATTCAAGTCGTTTGTCAGTTTGCCAGTCTCATCATGGAACATCATTATATCTATCCATCGTTTCGACACCGGAATGCATTTCCATCGCCGAGATTTATC
The nucleotide sequence above comes from Aspergillus puulaauensis MK2 DNA, chromosome 3, nearly complete sequence. Encoded proteins:
- a CDS encoding uncharacterized protein (TransMembrane:2 (i23-44o74-94i)), which encodes MNSKVGPHDDGCKPNPSQTPKSILGFSSILLSPHDFLSISWFPITLHLLNVPPLDLTVDDLHSSTRCGGGSLRWGMALTLILINSWPLTLVAAFHARSRIFSRFVD
- a CDS encoding putative mitochondrial phosphate carrier protein (COG:C;~EggNog:ENOG410PFFI;~InterPro:IPR018108,IPR023395;~PFAM:PF00153), translating into MMFPSENVMSNAFPSQHPLKRHPQTSGTAEWKREPFPAWSVVEDTKKKADALGKEAAREYNIVSQKAQSKTGKIEPWTAKYYAACTVGGLMACGFTHTAVTPLDLIKCRRQVDSSMYKSNLDAFRKIRAAEGFRGVFTGWSPTFFGYSAQGAFKYGGYEFFKKFYSDLVGVENANHYKTALYLTASASAELIADIALCPFEAVKVRTQTSIPPEFRSTFGGISAVVAKEGTSGLYKGLYPLWGRQIPYTMMKFASFENIVAAIYNYLPGKKSDYGKGAQTAVAFSGGYLAGILCAIVSHPADVLVSKLNANRLPGEAFGAATGRIYKEIGFAGLWNGLPVRIVMIGTLTGLQWMIYDSFKIFMGLPTTGGGPAQKEQK
- a CDS encoding DUF3602 domain-containing protein (COG:S;~EggNog:ENOG410PS0S;~InterPro:IPR022024;~PFAM:PF12223), which codes for MVEHSAPIVSHGRGGQGNIGPDSNEYIDGGIVREGPIGDQGDGAYSAGRGGAGNIGSPHVKPTAKIPHDAEFIPEISVRQSMEGDYHTGRGGQGNVHLDPEQQRAKDEKKEEKAKAKEDKKAEKAAGATPEGLADKLKYKIFGKK
- a CDS encoding uncharacterized protein (COG:S;~EggNog:ENOG410PQFF;~InterPro:IPR018809;~PFAM:PF10295) gives rise to the protein MASPQPASPRRSRGFSSSGRSERSEKTHRSSGSGNKVHLTESAEEKHRRSLQTKADPMLAMNEAQPNLVALEKSNIGSLRELQHKDQYGNVIVDPDFSNPTRPRFERPLDTIRSFEAAIYGQYSGRPGSYAQTAEDSTPGDYSRRSSYYNQYSNGQHRQYTDRGYPGRSNYSRPNSYIDNGNGYYNGGGPSESYYPYNQNGPRRPRPHARGYSEQPPYSSQQNGYAQNGYAQNGYHKSSDNITVASPSGSGSTPDQWANSTDPSSINSSLDQFQQQQQLQQQQEHATTESYGFQGFDAGPNINDQAFMSSAAGKARYDQAPAPPPPAHDPNAGGPVGGAPLAAGRRHLQRKAVQQQSISSDAGDNSTKRKSWFKRRFSKN